In uncultured Bacteroides sp., one genomic interval encodes:
- a CDS encoding mechanosensitive ion channel family protein — protein MNKIIENIKIVLVCSFFICTSSILRAQDNIVMQKEDSSNTAILHDYQNKLAKIEQQRILDSVQRKDLEAQLKSLKTMDNLKKEELQKQLQALNNREKDRLAQKKAQIDLMKHTAKGYPVMGFFKDTLFIIYSKIGSFTAAERAKAVSNRIYGLSDIFNFMPDSLKLIDAETSVDLFYGDKIIMSVTENDAIWNNSTKQLLANKYKEIIGNAVMHHNDEVSFPVLAKNIGLAILVFLIMGGGLLYSGKLFKWTFIQIIKQKGKIVSGIKIKNYTLLDADRQVRILVSINNIFKWFIYLLIIYIALTILFSIFPWTENLANILFFYIVNPIKKIATGFWNYLPNLITVIVIVVVFHYILKGFHFLKTEIEKENLRLPSFYPEWANPTYQIIRILIYAFMLVAIFPYLPGSDSHIFQGVSVFLGFLFTFGSSGSISNIVAGFVITYMRLFTIGDRVKIGEIVGDVIEKSLLVTRIRTIKNEIISIPNSIVMASHTINYNRDAVNNGLIIYTTVTIGYDVPWKDVHQALIDASLRTEFVLHDPKPFVLQTSLDDFYVSYEINAYINEPNKQAVIYSDLRQNIQDVFNERGIEIMSPHYRALRDGNQSSIPAEHLPEDYKTPTFNINIRKGN, from the coding sequence ATGAATAAGATTATAGAAAATATAAAAATTGTACTTGTTTGTTCTTTCTTTATTTGTACGTCCTCAATTCTAAGGGCACAAGATAATATTGTAATGCAGAAAGAGGACTCCTCAAATACTGCAATATTGCATGATTATCAAAATAAACTGGCTAAAATAGAGCAACAACGCATTCTCGATTCAGTGCAAAGAAAAGACTTAGAGGCGCAACTAAAGTCTTTAAAGACAATGGATAATCTTAAAAAGGAGGAACTCCAAAAACAACTTCAGGCACTTAATAATAGAGAAAAAGACAGACTCGCTCAAAAAAAAGCACAAATTGATTTAATGAAGCACACAGCTAAAGGCTACCCGGTGATGGGCTTTTTTAAAGACACTCTATTTATTATATATAGCAAAATAGGTAGTTTTACTGCTGCAGAAAGAGCTAAAGCTGTAAGTAATAGGATCTACGGTTTAAGTGATATTTTTAATTTTATGCCCGATTCTTTAAAATTAATCGATGCAGAAACATCTGTTGATTTGTTTTATGGTGATAAAATTATTATGAGTGTTACAGAAAATGATGCTATATGGAATAACTCTACAAAACAACTACTGGCAAATAAATATAAAGAAATAATAGGAAACGCCGTAATGCATCATAATGATGAAGTAAGTTTCCCCGTTTTGGCAAAGAACATAGGATTAGCAATACTTGTGTTTTTAATAATGGGAGGAGGGCTTCTCTATTCCGGTAAATTATTTAAGTGGACTTTTATTCAGATTATAAAGCAAAAAGGTAAAATTGTAAGTGGAATAAAAATTAAGAATTATACTTTGCTTGACGCCGACCGCCAAGTCCGGATTCTTGTTTCAATTAATAATATCTTTAAATGGTTTATCTATTTATTGATAATTTATATTGCTTTGACAATACTTTTTAGCATTTTTCCATGGACTGAAAATCTTGCTAATATTCTCTTCTTTTATATTGTTAATCCCATAAAGAAAATAGCAACAGGGTTCTGGAATTATCTTCCTAATTTGATAACAGTTATTGTTATTGTTGTTGTTTTTCATTATATACTGAAAGGTTTTCATTTTCTGAAAACAGAAATAGAAAAGGAAAATCTGCGATTGCCGTCATTCTATCCGGAATGGGCAAATCCCACTTATCAAATTATCCGGATACTTATTTATGCTTTTATGTTAGTTGCTATTTTTCCTTATCTTCCGGGAAGTGATTCACATATTTTTCAGGGTGTTTCTGTCTTTTTAGGATTTCTCTTTACATTTGGATCAAGTGGCTCTATTTCAAATATTGTTGCTGGATTTGTAATTACTTATATGCGGTTATTTACTATTGGCGATAGGGTGAAGATTGGTGAAATAGTAGGCGATGTAATTGAGAAGTCGTTATTAGTAACAAGAATAAGAACCATTAAAAATGAAATAATATCTATTCCCAATTCAATTGTAATGGCAAGCCACACCATTAATTATAATCGCGATGCTGTTAATAATGGACTTATTATTTACACAACAGTTACAATTGGGTATGATGTCCCATGGAAAGATGTTCATCAGGCGTTGATTGATGCATCTCTAAGAACGGAATTTGTTTTACATGATCCTAAGCCATTTGTATTGCAAACAAGTTTAGATGATTTTTATGTCTCTTATGAAATAAACGCGTATATTAATGAGCCAAATAAGCAAGCCGTTATATATTCAGATCTTCGTCAAAATATACAGGATGTTTTCAATGAGAGAGGTATCGAAATAATGTCACCTCATTATAGAGCTTTGAGAGATGGAAATCAATCTTCTATTCCTGCAGAACATTTACCAGAAGACTACAAAACGCCGACTTTTAATATAAATATAAGAAAGGGAAATTAG
- a CDS encoding beta-galactosidase yields the protein MAACSSAQTQPAGGTFKAGKNTFLLNDKPFVIKAAEIHYPRIPDAYWEQRIEMCKSLGMNTLCLYVFWNLHEQNPDEFDFTGNKDIARFCRLAQKHGMYVIVRPGPYVCAEWEMGGLPWWLLKKDVKLRTLDTYYMERVRKFMKEIGKQLADLQITRGGNIIMVQVENEYGSYGTDKPYVSAIRDIVRESGFTEVPLFQCDWSSNFTNNALDDLLWTVNFGTGANIESQFKKLKSLRPESPLMCSEFWSGWFDHWGRKHETRDGATMVAGLKDMLDQNISFSLYMTHGGTTFGHWGGANNPAYSAMCSSYDYDAPISEAGWTTPKFWQLRELLSKYVAPGEKLVEVPAAYPVIEIPAIKFEAAAPLFANLPAPKNSVDIKPMEQFNQGWGTILYRTTLPQVKAGTTLLITEMHDWAQIFVNGKLIGRLDRRHGENSVTLPALKAGARLDILVEAMGRVNFDKSIHDRKGITEKVELLLNGNAVNLKNWTVYNFPVDYKFVQNKKYTAKGKQTMPAYYRATFNLKETGDTFLDMQTWGKGMVWVNGHAMGRIWEIGPQQTLYMPGCWLKKGENEIIVLDLKGPQQAIVKGLKKPILDMLREKAPETHRKSGQKLELQNETAVAQGAFTLRNGWQEVKFDKQVQGRYFCLEGLSSFDGSNIASVAELHVLGADGQPLSRENWKILYADSEETRSGNRTADKIFDLQESTFWSAVDNAAYPHQVVIDLGKDAVVTGFRYLPRAEKGCPGMIKDYRVYLKGTPFKY from the coding sequence ATGGCTGCCTGTTCTAGCGCGCAGACGCAGCCGGCAGGAGGAACATTCAAAGCAGGCAAGAACACATTCCTGCTGAACGACAAGCCTTTTGTTATTAAAGCGGCAGAGATACACTATCCGCGTATTCCCGATGCTTATTGGGAGCAACGCATTGAGATGTGTAAATCGCTTGGCATGAATACCCTTTGTCTGTATGTGTTCTGGAATCTGCACGAACAGAATCCCGATGAGTTTGACTTTACAGGCAACAAAGATATAGCCCGTTTCTGCCGTCTGGCTCAGAAACATGGTATGTACGTTATTGTTCGCCCTGGTCCGTATGTATGTGCTGAGTGGGAAATGGGCGGACTGCCCTGGTGGTTGCTTAAGAAGGACGTAAAGCTTCGTACGCTTGATACTTATTACATGGAGCGTGTGCGCAAGTTTATGAAGGAAATTGGCAAGCAACTGGCTGATCTGCAGATTACCCGTGGTGGTAATATCATCATGGTTCAGGTAGAAAACGAATATGGTTCTTATGGCACAGACAAGCCTTATGTAAGTGCAATCAGAGATATCGTTCGTGAATCGGGCTTTACCGAAGTTCCGCTTTTTCAGTGCGACTGGAGTTCTAACTTTACCAATAATGCATTGGACGATTTGTTGTGGACTGTAAACTTTGGTACTGGTGCCAATATTGAGAGTCAGTTCAAGAAACTGAAAAGTCTTCGCCCGGAATCTCCACTGATGTGTAGTGAGTTCTGGTCGGGATGGTTCGATCACTGGGGACGCAAGCACGAGACTCGTGACGGAGCAACGATGGTTGCCGGCCTAAAGGATATGCTCGATCAGAATATATCTTTCAGTCTGTACATGACTCACGGAGGAACCACCTTCGGTCATTGGGGAGGTGCCAACAATCCGGCATACTCAGCCATGTGTAGTTCTTATGATTACGATGCTCCAATCAGTGAAGCCGGATGGACAACACCTAAGTTCTGGCAGTTACGTGAACTTCTTTCCAAATATGTAGCTCCTGGAGAAAAGCTTGTTGAAGTACCTGCAGCCTATCCGGTTATCGAAATTCCGGCAATCAAGTTCGAAGCAGCTGCTCCTTTGTTTGCCAACCTTCCTGCTCCTAAAAATAGTGTGGATATCAAACCAATGGAACAGTTCAATCAGGGATGGGGAACTATTCTGTACCGCACAACTTTACCTCAGGTAAAAGCTGGAACAACCTTGCTGATTACTGAAATGCACGACTGGGCTCAGATCTTTGTCAATGGAAAACTGATTGGTCGTCTGGATCGCCGTCACGGAGAAAACAGCGTTACACTTCCTGCCTTGAAAGCCGGTGCCAGACTGGATATCCTGGTAGAAGCCATGGGACGTGTAAACTTCGATAAATCTATCCACGATCGTAAAGGTATTACCGAAAAGGTAGAGCTACTTTTAAATGGCAATGCCGTTAACTTGAAAAACTGGACAGTCTACAACTTCCCGGTTGATTACAAATTTGTTCAGAATAAGAAATATACAGCAAAAGGCAAACAGACTATGCCTGCCTATTACCGTGCAACCTTCAATTTGAAAGAAACAGGGGATACCTTCCTTGATATGCAGACTTGGGGTAAAGGTATGGTTTGGGTAAACGGACATGCCATGGGTAGAATCTGGGAGATCGGTCCACAGCAAACACTTTACATGCCCGGCTGCTGGCTGAAGAAGGGTGAGAACGAGATTATTGTTCTCGACCTGAAAGGTCCTCAGCAAGCCATAGTGAAAGGTTTGAAAAAGCCAATCCTGGATATGCTTCGTGAAAAAGCTCCTGAAACCCACCGTAAGAGTGGTCAGAAGTTAGAACTTCAAAACGAAACAGCTGTAGCGCAAGGCGCATTTACACTTCGTAATGGTTGGCAGGAAGTGAAGTTCGACAAGCAAGTACAAGGACGCTATTTCTGTCTGGAAGGATTATCCTCTTTCGATGGCAGCAATATAGCTTCTGTTGCAGAGCTTCACGTATTGGGAGCCGACGGTCAGCCACTATCCCGTGAAAACTGGAAGATCCTTTATGCCGACAGTGAAGAAACCAGAAGCGGTAACCGTACAGCCGACAAGATCTTCGATCTTCAGGAATCTACATTCTGGAGTGCGGTAGACAATGCAGCTTATCCTCATCAGGTTGTGATAGATCTTGGAAAGGATGCAGTAGTTACAGGCTTCAGATATCTGCCACGAGCAGAAAAAGGTTGTCCGGGAATGATTAAGGATTATAGAGTCTACTTAAAGGGAACTCCTTTTAAGTACTAA
- a CDS encoding glycosyl hydrolase 53 family protein, with translation MKNIKSIIVLFLLFFSASSCGSKEDNEEVVVTPEIGTFAKGADVSWITEMEASGKKFYNASGTAMEGMALLKSLGMNALRLRVWVNPSDGWCNKADLLIKAKRAKSLNMRIMIDFHYSDSWADPGKQTKPAAWTSYNLSELKTAVADHTKDVLNELKSNSITPEWVQVGNETGNGMLWEDGKASVNMKNYAELSNAGYDAVKSVFPNAKVIIHLQNGNDNSLFRWLFDGLKNNGGKWDVIGMSLYPSATNWSAMNDQCLINMNDMVARYGSEVMVCEVGMSWDSSTACNSFLKDIIAKTKSVSNNKGIGVFYWEPEAYGGWKNYSLGAFDNSGKPTVALNAFND, from the coding sequence ATGAAAAACATTAAATCAATCATTGTATTATTTCTTTTATTCTTTAGCGCCAGCTCTTGCGGATCAAAGGAAGATAACGAGGAAGTAGTTGTTACTCCCGAAATCGGCACTTTTGCCAAAGGAGCCGATGTGAGCTGGATTACCGAAATGGAAGCTTCAGGTAAGAAATTTTATAATGCTTCGGGCACTGCTATGGAAGGAATGGCCTTGCTCAAAAGTCTTGGTATGAATGCTTTGAGATTACGCGTGTGGGTAAATCCTTCTGACGGATGGTGTAATAAGGCAGATTTACTGATAAAGGCTAAGCGGGCGAAGAGCCTGAATATGCGTATAATGATTGATTTCCATTACAGTGATTCCTGGGCAGATCCGGGAAAACAAACCAAGCCGGCTGCCTGGACAAGTTATAACCTTAGTGAACTGAAAACTGCTGTTGCCGATCATACAAAAGATGTACTCAACGAACTGAAGTCCAACAGCATTACTCCTGAATGGGTGCAAGTTGGTAATGAAACAGGGAATGGTATGTTGTGGGAAGATGGTAAAGCTTCAGTAAATATGAAGAATTATGCAGAGTTGTCAAACGCTGGATACGATGCTGTGAAATCTGTATTCCCGAATGCCAAGGTTATTATTCATCTTCAGAATGGAAATGATAACTCATTATTTCGCTGGCTGTTTGACGGCTTGAAGAATAATGGAGGAAAATGGGATGTGATAGGAATGTCTCTTTATCCTTCGGCAACAAACTGGTCTGCGATGAATGATCAGTGCCTTATTAATATGAATGATATGGTTGCCAGATATGGCTCGGAGGTTATGGTTTGCGAAGTTGGTATGAGCTGGGATTCTTCTACTGCATGTAATTCTTTTCTTAAGGATATTATAGCTAAAACGAAATCGGTAAGCAATAATAAAGGAATAGGGGTTTTCTATTGGGAACCTGAAGCTTATGGAGGTTGGAAAAATTATAGTCTGGGGGCTTTTGATAACAGTGGTAAACCTACGGTTGCATTGAATGCTTTTAATGATTAA